From a region of the Flavobacterium branchiarum genome:
- a CDS encoding asparagine synthetase B → MKYYIAYVLFFLLSFSGKASFILLPMDETTQQNHLKAYGITYWCLSKNYKASWLLNYRGGSFLLPDTEEIRKECKIRGVSFEILSDSEENSILNEISSPSQNMETVILEKAPKIAVYTPKGKQPWDDAVTLVLTYAEIPFTPIYDEEVLSDQLLLYDWLHLHHEDFTGQYGKFYAAYKNAPWYIEQKKDAEALAIKLGYDKVAKEKGAVAKKIRDFVIGGGFMFAMCSATDSFDIALAADGVDICEAMFDGDASEPNYQSKLNYANSFAFRDYTLERKPEVYEFSDIDMTPKRRISMEKDYFTLMEFSAKWDPIPSMLCQNHTQLVKGFMGQTTSFDATFVKSSALVMGTCEINGEVRYLHGEKGKGMFTFFGGHDPEDYQHKVGDPPTVLDLHPNSPGYRLILNNVLFPAAKKKKLKT, encoded by the coding sequence TTACGTTTTATTCTTTTTATTATCATTTAGTGGAAAGGCTTCGTTTATTTTACTTCCAATGGATGAAACTACCCAACAAAATCATCTTAAAGCATATGGAATTACTTACTGGTGTTTGAGTAAGAATTATAAAGCCAGTTGGTTACTTAATTATAGAGGAGGTTCCTTTCTATTACCAGATACAGAAGAGATTCGTAAAGAATGTAAAATAAGAGGGGTAAGTTTTGAAATACTTTCTGATAGTGAAGAAAATTCTATTTTAAATGAAATTTCAAGTCCATCTCAAAATATGGAAACCGTAATTCTTGAAAAAGCTCCTAAAATAGCTGTTTACACTCCTAAAGGAAAACAACCATGGGATGATGCCGTGACTTTAGTATTAACATATGCAGAAATTCCTTTTACACCAATTTATGACGAAGAGGTTCTAAGTGATCAGTTATTATTATATGATTGGTTGCATTTACATCATGAAGATTTTACCGGTCAATATGGTAAATTTTATGCAGCTTATAAAAATGCACCATGGTACATTGAGCAAAAGAAAGATGCAGAAGCATTGGCAATAAAATTAGGATACGATAAAGTAGCAAAAGAAAAAGGAGCAGTAGCTAAAAAAATTAGAGATTTTGTCATTGGTGGCGGTTTTATGTTTGCAATGTGTTCAGCAACTGACAGTTTTGATATAGCTTTGGCTGCAGATGGTGTTGATATTTGTGAAGCAATGTTTGATGGTGATGCGAGTGAACCCAATTATCAATCTAAGCTTAATTACGCGAATTCATTTGCTTTTAGAGATTATACATTAGAGCGTAAACCAGAAGTTTATGAGTTCTCTGATATAGATATGACTCCCAAAAGACGTATTTCAATGGAAAAAGACTATTTTACTCTAATGGAGTTTTCAGCAAAGTGGGATCCAATTCCGAGTATGTTATGTCAGAATCATACACAATTAGTAAAAGGATTTATGGGGCAAACTACCTCATTCGACGCAACTTTTGTTAAGTCGAGTGCTTTGGTAATGGGAACTTGTGAAATTAATGGAGAAGTTAGATATCTACATGGTGAAAAAGGGAAAGGTATGTTTACTTTTTTTGGAGGTCATGATCCTGAAGATTACCAGCATAAAGTGGGAGATCCACCGACAGTTTTAGATTTACATCCTAATTCTCCAGGTTACCGATTAATTCTGAATAATGTATTATTTCCAGCTGCTAAGAAGAAAAAACTTAAAACTTAA